In one window of Candidatus Scalindua sp. DNA:
- a CDS encoding NapC/NirT family cytochrome c, whose protein sequence is MDEIKNQKSVIILSVIAIISFACCISLVKIAADRPESSEFCARCHSMEPFFTSWKETVACNAGCLDCHTHDKSGRTLSVEMEDKNCTATECHPIENLISHPSQFADTLSFLHTTHIKEYDSNLRLKCTGCHSYTGREGREGGEISHFSIDTNSCFICHFTNGSRHSFPETQESSAIDDCILCHVDVQVKMDIYGKVFDHLKYEKELRIACNNCHFETVQGNGGVERKSCYYCHTKIPEGYTGAARMHKDHVKDHKVPCSPCHNPIIHKWEDEYAGFDFTDSDLKAGEQLKTSRGESTIKPTAPPVSQSGRDIFDTVPYRVQKEIYKGFGGKGITGIPDPMFLAAVNCIACHRDKGLVVEPAICNTCHERGFDTIMKEQKVFVSRMVKTLSELIKESRKQGVPNELTDTAAYNYELIMKDGSYGVHNIKYIKDLIAFSINCLKEKMSD, encoded by the coding sequence ATGGATGAAATTAAAAATCAAAAGAGCGTCATAATACTATCGGTGATAGCAATTATCAGTTTCGCATGCTGTATCTCTCTCGTTAAGATTGCGGCAGACAGGCCGGAATCTTCTGAATTCTGTGCACGCTGTCACAGTATGGAACCGTTTTTCACGTCGTGGAAAGAGACAGTAGCATGTAATGCCGGGTGCCTGGATTGTCACACTCATGACAAAAGCGGTAGGACCCTGTCCGTTGAAATGGAAGATAAGAACTGCACTGCCACAGAGTGTCACCCCATAGAGAACCTCATTTCTCATCCTTCTCAATTTGCAGATACTCTCTCTTTTCTTCATACTACTCATATAAAAGAGTATGATTCAAATCTCAGGTTGAAATGTACCGGGTGCCATTCGTATACGGGCCGAGAGGGGAGGGAGGGGGGTGAAATCAGCCATTTCAGCATAGATACAAATTCTTGTTTTATCTGTCATTTTACTAATGGCAGCAGACATTCCTTCCCGGAAACTCAAGAGTCTTCGGCAATCGACGACTGCATTTTGTGTCATGTTGATGTTCAGGTAAAGATGGATATTTACGGTAAAGTATTTGACCATTTAAAATATGAGAAAGAGCTCAGGATAGCATGTAACAACTGTCATTTTGAGACTGTACAGGGGAATGGGGGGGTTGAACGTAAAAGCTGCTACTATTGTCATACAAAGATTCCGGAAGGATATACCGGGGCTGCAAGGATGCACAAAGATCATGTAAAAGATCATAAAGTTCCCTGTTCTCCCTGTCATAACCCAATAATACATAAGTGGGAAGATGAATATGCAGGTTTTGATTTTACCGATAGTGATCTGAAGGCAGGAGAGCAATTAAAGACTTCCCGTGGGGAGAGTACTATAAAACCGACTGCTCCACCGGTGAGTCAGAGCGGAAGAGATATTTTCGATACCGTACCCTACCGGGTACAAAAAGAGATCTATAAAGGTTTTGGCGGGAAAGGGATAACAGGGATTCCAGATCCCATGTTTCTTGCAGCGGTAAACTGTATTGCCTGTCACAGGGATAAAGGTCTCGTGGTAGAGCCGGCGATATGTAACACCTGCCACGAAAGGGGGTTTGACACTATTATGAAGGAACAGAAGGTATTTGTTTCCCGTATGGTAAAGACCTTGTCAGAATTAATCAAAGAGTCACGGAAACAAGGGGTTCCAAATGAGCTGACTGACACTGCAGCATATAATTATGAATTGATTATGAAGGATGGGAGCTACGGTGTCCATAATATTAAATATATCAAAGATTTGATCGCGTTCAGTATAAATTGTTTAAAGGAAAAAATGAGTGATTAG
- a CDS encoding PEP-CTERM sorting domain-containing protein produces the protein MKIIKCLTVGLLLLVCMSKVSTAASILYDFTGANTGTHESLNLTVDGVAVNVTAWANLSAEDSPSSWFQVIGQNAGVYDGSTGLGVQLGDGFDHNSVDGQSGPADGIDHDEGLLFVFSNPINLKSVNFGQWGLKDDFNLTIDGVDIFQDNASDPFVASYTGTNFLIWADGNSDQFRIQELTVEPVPEPATIAILGIGLAGILGGTARRRLKKAKVS, from the coding sequence ATGAAAATTATTAAGTGTCTTACAGTTGGATTATTACTATTAGTTTGCATGAGTAAGGTCAGTACCGCAGCATCTATTCTTTACGATTTTACGGGAGCTAACACTGGTACGCACGAATCACTTAACCTTACTGTGGATGGAGTTGCTGTGAATGTTACTGCATGGGCAAATTTGAGCGCTGAGGATAGTCCCAGCTCATGGTTCCAGGTGATTGGTCAAAATGCCGGTGTTTATGATGGATCAACAGGATTAGGGGTACAATTAGGAGATGGATTTGACCATAACTCTGTGGATGGTCAGAGCGGCCCTGCCGATGGCATTGACCATGATGAAGGTTTGTTATTTGTATTTTCAAATCCAATCAATCTGAAATCAGTAAATTTCGGGCAATGGGGACTGAAAGATGACTTTAATCTTACTATCGATGGAGTTGACATATTCCAAGATAATGCAAGTGACCCCTTTGTAGCTTCTTATACCGGAACCAACTTTTTAATATGGGCAGATGGAAATTCTGATCAATTTAGAATCCAGGAGTTAACCGTCGAACCTGTTCCGGAACCTGCTACGATCGCTATTCTCGGTATCGGACTGGCGGGTATTCTGGGCGGAACCGCACGGCGGAGGTTGAAAAAAGCTAAAGTCTCATAA
- a CDS encoding MliC family protein codes for MAGILPACGGANAELKKVRNTMRFLSIALIVFLTACGQPSTDYTASTKQSSDAGLSFKYQCESGKLIMVLYPTDSTAVVEYDNRQFKMEIAVSGSGARYVGARLEWWIKGSGEGASGTLFRHLEDGTSGEAIEQCVQVADAA; via the coding sequence ATGGCGGGCATTCTCCCCGCCTGCGGCGGTGCGAATGCAGAGTTGAAGAAGGTTAGAAATACCATGCGTTTTTTATCTATCGCTCTTATTGTCTTCCTGACCGCTTGCGGGCAACCATCGACCGATTACACCGCGTCCACGAAGCAGTCCAGCGATGCAGGTTTGTCCTTCAAGTACCAGTGTGAAAGCGGAAAGCTCATTATGGTTTTATATCCCACAGACAGTACAGCCGTCGTGGAATACGACAACCGCCAGTTCAAAATGGAAATTGCTGTCTCGGGGAGCGGAGCACGCTATGTAGGTGCGCGTCTAGAATGGTGGATAAAAGGTAGTGGAGAAGGTGCATCAGGCACGCTGTTTCGTCACTTGGAAGATGGCACCTCAGGCGAAGCAATCGAGCAATGTGTGCAGGTTGCAGATGCAGCATAA
- a CDS encoding nucleoside 2-deoxyribosyltransferase, which translates to MDIKELSKGISLLTEEARVFFDGACTECDEDSSPCRTNRQEGRNAYWDKLTQESRQLSQKAQETLLNVVALIIPTLKASPVLNESDEKDVGRCVKRMRAALKLREYRSWDIEVLYDEHIVLGVNPPRQSEDECSSPADAHKAFEECLEQFEGITQLLKITPANIPTGLPSKNPNLSQSYRPNTAFIMMPIDNSDPDNEDICGAYKECFSRFGVTAVRADEIEHEDVITKRIIEEIRTSEFLIGDLTNERPSVYYEIGYAHSLGRRVILYRKAGTSIHFDLAAYNCPEYKNITELKSILMKRLEEATNRKPEQG; encoded by the coding sequence ATGGATATAAAAGAACTTTCTAAGGGAATATCCCTGCTTACAGAAGAAGCACGCGTGTTCTTTGACGGTGCGTGTACAGAATGCGATGAGGATTCAAGTCCGTGTCGGACGAATCGTCAGGAGGGTCGCAACGCATACTGGGATAAATTAACGCAGGAAAGTCGCCAACTGTCTCAAAAAGCCCAAGAAACCTTACTGAACGTTGTTGCCCTAATCATACCGACACTCAAAGCGTCCCCAGTTCTCAATGAATCCGACGAAAAGGATGTGGGGCGTTGCGTGAAAAGAATGAGGGCTGCCCTCAAACTGCGCGAGTACAGGTCTTGGGATATTGAGGTGCTCTATGATGAGCATATTGTCTTGGGGGTAAATCCACCCAGGCAGTCGGAGGATGAATGTAGCTCCCCTGCTGATGCTCACAAAGCATTTGAAGAATGTCTCGAACAATTCGAAGGAATTACCCAGTTACTTAAGATCACTCCCGCGAATATCCCAACGGGGTTGCCTTCGAAGAATCCTAATTTATCGCAGTCATATCGCCCCAATACTGCCTTCATTATGATGCCAATCGATAATTCAGATCCTGATAATGAAGATATTTGTGGTGCGTACAAGGAATGCTTTTCCAGGTTTGGCGTCACGGCTGTTCGGGCGGATGAGATCGAGCACGAAGACGTTATAACCAAAAGAATAATTGAGGAAATACGAACTAGTGAGTTTTTGATTGGCGATTTAACGAATGAGCGGCCTAGTGTCTATTACGAAATCGGCTACGCCCACTCTCTCGGCAGGAGAGTCATTCTCTATCGTAAAGCAGGAACATCAATTCATTTTGATTTAGCCGCTTACAATTGCCCTGAGTACAAAAATATTACTGAACTCAAATCAATTCTTATGAAACGGCTTGAAGAAGCCACTAACAGAAAGCCAGAACAGGGCTAA
- a CDS encoding type II toxin-antitoxin system HicB family antitoxin, whose product MKINLTAIFEKSPHGYIGYIEELPGANTQGETLEEAKENLSEAVQLVLEANRKLTEDENKGKELIKETFGVISA is encoded by the coding sequence ATGAAGATTAATTTAACAGCAATTTTTGAGAAATCACCGCATGGTTACATTGGATATATTGAAGAACTCCCAGGTGCAAACACACAGGGTGAAACATTGGAAGAAGCAAAAGAAAATCTTTCGGAAGCTGTTCAGTTGGTTCTTGAAGCAAATCGCAAACTGACAGAAGACGAGAATAAAGGTAAGGAACTAATTAAAGAAACGTTTGGTGTGATTTCCGCATGA